In one Oscillospiraceae bacterium genomic region, the following are encoded:
- a CDS encoding methyltransferase type 11 has protein sequence MESAGSDWYKKGWTLDIQAQSWVEDTRRQVDFIVRTLGLTGRARILDLACGFGRHALELARRGFPVVGVDITGAYIGHATRRAEEEGLSARFFCSDIRDFKPEQTFDAVLSLSDGAIGYLEDEGENLKIFDVISRALRPGGKHFMDVMNAGYADTHFPCQLWDAGEQGLTLSRFEWDAKTRVMLYGQWDRRYGEALDRPAITRGNPTRLYHLAEIRDILHRRDMHIVDTFSDYGGSPLSDGAIQMIVSSQKRG, from the coding sequence ATGGAATCTGCCGGAAGCGACTGGTACAAGAAAGGATGGACCCTGGACATCCAAGCCCAATCGTGGGTGGAAGACACCCGCAGACAGGTGGACTTTATCGTGCGCACGCTGGGCCTGACCGGCCGGGCGCGTATTCTGGATCTGGCCTGCGGCTTCGGCAGGCACGCGCTGGAGCTGGCGCGGCGGGGCTTTCCGGTGGTGGGGGTGGATATTACCGGGGCCTATATCGGCCACGCGACCCGCCGGGCGGAGGAGGAGGGCCTCAGCGCCCGGTTTTTCTGCTCCGACATACGCGATTTCAAGCCGGAGCAGACCTTTGACGCGGTGCTCAGCCTCTCCGACGGGGCCATCGGCTACCTGGAGGACGAGGGGGAGAACCTCAAGATCTTCGACGTAATTTCCCGGGCCCTGCGTCCGGGCGGCAAGCATTTTATGGACGTCATGAACGCCGGGTACGCGGACACCCACTTTCCCTGCCAGCTCTGGGACGCGGGAGAGCAGGGCCTCACCCTGTCCAGGTTCGAGTGGGACGCCAAAACCCGCGTCATGCTCTACGGCCAGTGGGACCGCCGATACGGCGAGGCGCTGGACAGGCCCGCGATCACCCGGGGAAACCCCACCAGGCTGTACCACCTCGCCGAGATCCGGGACATTCTGCACCGGCGGGATATGCACATTGTGGATACCTTTTCCGATTACGGCGGATCGCCCCTCTCCGACGGGGCGATTCAGATGATTGTCTCCTCGCAAAAGCGGGGGTGA
- a CDS encoding transcriptional regulator encodes MDRSDLDGALLERLGGTFLFRATPPGLMEAVLLDRRCFRARVRKGRTIYTPEDFRRCLGLLVSGTVQVSKENLIVSVLGPGELFGAAALFNDEEAYVTTLTARADCDLVFFPQSLVEDLMSSCPAVARSYISYLSGRIRFLNGKIQGLIAPTAERKLEQYLAAHVRDDWVELDCPATGLAKRLNVSRASLYRAFDALEAAGAIRREGKRIRILDGEALRQGALE; translated from the coding sequence ATGGATCGGTCCGATTTGGACGGCGCCCTGCTGGAGCGCCTGGGCGGCACCTTCCTGTTCCGCGCCACGCCCCCGGGGCTGATGGAGGCGGTGCTGCTGGACCGGCGGTGCTTCCGGGCGCGGGTGCGCAAGGGCCGCACCATCTACACCCCAGAGGATTTCCGCCGCTGCCTGGGGCTGCTGGTGTCAGGGACGGTGCAGGTCAGCAAGGAAAATCTGATCGTCAGCGTGCTGGGGCCGGGGGAGCTGTTCGGGGCGGCCGCCCTGTTCAACGACGAGGAGGCGTACGTCACCACCCTCACCGCCCGCGCGGACTGCGACCTGGTCTTTTTCCCCCAGTCCCTGGTGGAGGACCTGATGTCGAGCTGCCCCGCCGTGGCCCGCAGCTACATCTCCTACCTGTCGGGCCGCATCCGCTTCCTCAACGGGAAGATCCAGGGCCTGATCGCCCCCACGGCGGAGCGGAAGCTGGAGCAGTATCTGGCCGCCCACGTCCGGGACGACTGGGTGGAGCTGGACTGCCCGGCCACCGGGCTTGCCAAGCGGCTCAACGTGAGCCGCGCCTCCCTCTACCGCGCCTTCGACGCCCTGGAGGCGGCGGGGGCCATCCG